The genomic region AACCCCGGGCACCTCGCCGACAGCCTGCGAGGGACACCGCTCGGCGAGGCGATCGCGGCCACATGGCGGGCCGGGGCGGCGCTCGCCGGCTGTTCGGCCGGGGCGATGGCCCTGGGCCGAACGACCCTGACGATGCGCACCCACCCGGTTGAGGGGCTGGGGCTGGCTGGCCCCGTGGCCACCATCCCGCACTTCGACCGCTTCGGGTTCGCCCGACGGATCGCCGGCGCGGTGTCGTCGCTGGTGATCGACCGGGGCGAGACGATCGTCGGCGTCGACGAGGACACCGCCGTGGTGTGGTCGCCGACCGACGGTGGCTGGCGGGCGATGGGGGCAGCGAAGGTCTGGCTGGTCACCCCGTCGGGAGGCCGAGGGCAGGGGCATGGCCACGGCGAGCGCGTACCGCTGCCGGAGCCTGCCGCAGCCTGACCGCGAACGTCGCGCCGCCACCGAGTGTGTCCGACAACGCGATGTCCCCGCCGTGCGCCTCGACGATGGACTGCACG from Euzebya rosea harbors:
- a CDS encoding Type 1 glutamine amidotransferase-like domain-containing protein — encoded protein: MTDVTATTAGPLALVGSGEFLPAMADVDAGLLDGRPRRVAVLPTAAGPEGDRSVRRWFDLAHRHYAGLDAEVVEVDVRDRDAAMDHRFVDLLDGVGLVYLSGGNPGHLADSLRGTPLGEAIAATWRAGAALAGCSAGAMALGRTTLTMRTHPVEGLGLAGPVATIPHFDRFGFARRIAGAVSSLVIDRGETIVGVDEDTAVVWSPTDGGWRAMGAAKVWLVTPSGGRGQGHGHGERVPLPEPAAA